The Vibrio marisflavi CECT 7928 region CTCCATGCCTACTGGTGTCATATTGCTCTCCTTACTACATGCTCTTCAACTATATCGACAGTGATTAATAAAACTTGTGTAAAAACTGTGCGGTTTGAACAATTAATCTTCTAGCAAAAAGTGAGCCTACTTGGAGGAAAGGAAAGGGCTTTGTCGAAACTAAAGTGGTGATTTGAATCTTTATTTAATAAAAACAAAAGGATAGCTTCGGTCACGAAACTGCTTATTAACAAGCAGTTTCGTATTTTGGTATGACAGCTATCGTTTTCTATATACTCGAACTGTGAAGTCGGCTTCACAATCAAAGGTTGAAGCGGATTTAAGCTCTTGCTTCAATTCGTCACCTGCTTTCCATGCAAATGGTGTCATCTGCAGTAGGTCAAATGCATCGCCTTGCTCAAGAGACATTGTGTAGCTGATGCTTTCTTCAGACTCTAGCTCAAAATCCTCGATAAGTTCTGGTTGACTATCATGAAGGCGGACGTCTTGATAGATTCTTTCTCTCAATTGATAGAGATGACGTGCTGCAGGGGTAACAGTGATTAGAGCTCCATTAGGTGCGATGCAGCGATATAGCTCACTATCTTTGCAAGGAGCATAAATACGTAACACAGCACCTAGTGAGTTGTCTGGAAATGGCAGCTTATGGCTTGAGGCCACAGAAAAAAAACAGTTCGGGTAGCGCTTCGCTGCATAACGAATCGCGACCTTTGAGACATCTAGGCCGTAGGTGGTTGAGGTTTTGTCCTTTTGGCGAAGTTTACTGCTCACTTGAGCGGTGTAATAGCCCTCACCACAG contains the following coding sequences:
- the rlmA gene encoding 23S rRNA (guanine(745)-N(1))-methyltransferase → MTYQCPICQQSLSKSESYFRCENNHQFDIAKEGYVNLTPANQKRSKAPGDNAEMMQARRRFLELGHYSPLSNRIASICSDVIRTDTPSLLDIGCGEGYYTAQVSSKLRQKDKTSTTYGLDVSKVAIRYAAKRYPNCFFSVASSHKLPFPDNSLGAVLRIYAPCKDSELYRCIAPNGALITVTPAARHLYQLRERIYQDVRLHDSQPELIEDFELESEESISYTMSLEQGDAFDLLQMTPFAWKAGDELKQELKSASTFDCEADFTVRVYRKR